In Streptomyces sp. NBC_01381, a genomic segment contains:
- a CDS encoding MurR/RpiR family transcriptional regulator: MSDSPAARLQVLFEGHRLTPTQRRIAHCMVRRAADVPFLSSVELAELAGVSQPSVTRFAVALGFDGYPALRRHLRELSPAEEGGESSLNEYQQAVEAEIANLRHLAEVLADPAPVERAGRLLAASRPLPVLGLRAAASQAYGFAYFAAKVHPDVRLLDEGGTMLADRIDAAVRAGASTLLCFALPRHPREVVDALAYAQSAGLTVVTVADSAFAPVAAHSNLLLPAAVGTGLAFDTACAPMLLGRVLLEAMCDGLPDAQAHLEEFDAGAAARGLFVE; this comes from the coding sequence ATGAGTGACAGTCCTGCGGCACGGCTGCAAGTGCTCTTCGAGGGACACCGGCTTACGCCCACGCAGCGGCGCATCGCGCACTGCATGGTGCGAAGGGCGGCGGACGTCCCCTTCCTCTCCAGCGTCGAACTGGCGGAGCTCGCCGGGGTGAGCCAGCCCTCGGTGACGCGGTTCGCGGTGGCGCTCGGCTTCGACGGATACCCGGCGCTCCGCAGGCACCTGCGGGAACTGTCACCCGCGGAGGAGGGGGGCGAGTCCTCCCTCAACGAGTACCAGCAGGCGGTCGAGGCGGAGATCGCGAACCTGCGGCACCTGGCGGAGGTCCTCGCGGACCCGGCACCGGTGGAGCGCGCGGGCCGGCTCCTCGCCGCCTCCCGCCCGCTCCCCGTCCTCGGCCTGCGGGCCGCCGCCTCCCAGGCGTACGGCTTCGCGTACTTCGCGGCGAAGGTCCATCCGGACGTACGCCTCCTCGACGAGGGCGGCACGATGCTGGCCGACCGGATCGACGCGGCGGTACGGGCGGGCGCATCGACGCTGCTGTGCTTCGCGCTGCCGAGGCATCCGCGCGAGGTGGTCGACGCGCTGGCCTACGCCCAGTCGGCGGGCCTGACCGTGGTGACGGTGGCCGACTCGGCGTTCGCCCCCGTGGCGGCCCACTCCAACCTCCTCCTCCCGGCGGCGGTGGGCACAGGCCTCGCCTTCGACACGGCCTGCGCCCCGATGCTCCTGGGCCGCGTCCTCCTGGAGGCCATGTGCGACGGCCTCCCCGACGCCCAGGCCCACCTGGAGGAGTTCGACGCGGGGGCGGCGGCGCGCGGGCTCTTCGTGGAGTAG
- a CDS encoding roadblock/LC7 domain-containing protein, producing the protein MAAEADVLGELKRLRTRIPQLTGALTASVDGLVLAQDATDVEVEGVCALTAAALGVALRLTDTTHQGGFRELLIRGEQGYVATYAAGSSAVLTLLAEPRVNVGRLHLEARRSSALIGELVDAAGRGDAATGRAEEI; encoded by the coding sequence ATGGCTGCCGAAGCCGACGTACTCGGCGAACTGAAACGCCTGCGCACCCGGATACCCCAGCTCACGGGCGCCCTGACCGCCAGCGTCGACGGGCTCGTGCTGGCCCAGGACGCCACGGACGTCGAGGTGGAGGGCGTCTGCGCGCTCACCGCTGCGGCGCTCGGGGTGGCCCTGCGGCTGACCGACACCACGCACCAGGGCGGCTTCCGGGAGCTGCTCATCCGCGGTGAGCAGGGCTATGTGGCCACGTACGCGGCCGGTTCGTCGGCCGTCCTGACCCTGCTCGCCGAGCCCCGCGTCAACGTGGGCCGGCTGCACCTGGAAGCCCGCCGTTCCAGCGCACTCATCGGAGAGCTGGTCGACGCCGCCGGACGGGGCGACGCCGCCACCGGCCGAGCGGAGGAAATCTGA
- a CDS encoding transcriptional regulator, translating into MLMRLADERATGAFLRDQGTLYLAEGRVVHAESSAAPGIDVLLTVGGALLPQGWQEALSQAGTRHEVGRQLIDSGRVTEGELEMCHLGALFDAAFFVLGPASGPTRFRYGVAHWLGRVRPVPAEAVERETRRRRALLDSVWSCPDLDTAPVVPRPPAPGQAVTGRQRALLRLADGVRTPTAIAWALGRPAFHTLIEVRRLAAAGLVETPRQAGPAPHAPAPQDCAEPDIALLRRIRDGLEATL; encoded by the coding sequence ATGCTGATGCGCCTGGCCGACGAGCGGGCGACCGGCGCTTTCCTGCGCGACCAGGGCACCCTCTACCTGGCGGAGGGCCGTGTCGTACACGCGGAGAGCTCCGCGGCACCCGGCATCGACGTCCTGCTCACGGTCGGCGGTGCGCTGCTCCCGCAGGGCTGGCAGGAGGCCCTCTCGCAGGCGGGGACCCGGCACGAGGTGGGCCGGCAGCTCATCGACAGCGGCCGGGTGACCGAGGGCGAGCTGGAGATGTGCCACCTGGGCGCGCTGTTCGACGCCGCGTTCTTCGTGCTCGGCCCGGCGAGCGGGCCCACCCGGTTCCGCTACGGCGTCGCGCACTGGCTCGGCCGGGTGCGTCCGGTGCCCGCCGAGGCCGTGGAGCGGGAGACCCGGCGGCGGCGGGCGCTCCTGGACAGCGTCTGGTCCTGCCCGGATCTCGACACCGCCCCCGTGGTGCCCCGCCCGCCCGCGCCGGGCCAGGCGGTCACCGGACGGCAGCGTGCCCTGCTGCGGCTCGCCGACGGCGTCCGCACACCGACGGCCATCGCCTGGGCCCTGGGCCGCCCGGCGTTCCACACCCTGATCGAGGTCAGACGGCTGGCCGCCGCCGGACTCGTGGAGACCCCACGGCAGGCCGGCCCGGCCCCGCACGCCCCGGCTCCACAGGACTGCGCCGAGCCGGACATCGCCCTGCTGCGCCGGATCCGTGACGGGCTGGAGGCGACCCTGTGA